TGATATTTCATTATTCTTTTTAATTATTCCAGtgaaaaaaaccaaaggaCATGAATCTTTAAACATGAAAAGTCTTAACTACATTTCCGCAAGTTTAGTTATTATTGGTGTTCTTTTGGTTATTCTTGGTTTAACGGAAGGTGCCTTAGGATGGAAACATGCAAAAGCCATTGCACCCTTGATAGTTGGGGTTTTTATTGTGATCGTGGCTCTGGTTTTCGATAGTTTCTATTTGAAGCGGTATCAGGAAAAACATTctaacaaagaaaaatcatcagATTGGAGACTACAAATTGACCTGTTGTTTCCACCAGAAATCATTAAAATCCCTAATGTTGCTGTCTTTATAATCTGTTGCAGTCTTTACTATGCAATAATGCTTATGGTTATGGTAACCGCAGTTATGTTTTATCAAGACATCGAACACAACTCACCAATTATAACTGCATTGAAGGTCTCTCCCTTAGGTTTTGGTTTGGCATTTGGAGCTATTATTTACAGGCCGTGGATGTACGAGAAATTTGATGGCAATAAATTATTTGTGTACTCTGGTGCTTTAACATTAGGTACGTTGATCTGGTTTTCTCGGATTCATTATGCCGCATCTAACTCGTTTTGGAAATACGGTTTTGTATCCCTTTTTTTGTGGGGTTATGGTTGTAACTTGTTTTTTAACATTTACATGaaaattgttgttgattttacACCTCTTCATTTGCAAGGGGTAGTTaatggaatttttcaaacagtTTCGCAAGTCTTCTTGAGTATTGGTAATGCACTCGTACCTTCAATCATAGGGAACGTTACTACCGCCCATTCTAATGAGGAAAAGAATGATTTGCAAAATAGACTAAAAACAATCTTGTATGTAGCAATGGGCTTTAATGCAACTTTTTTGCTGCTGTGCTTTTTGGTTAAAACAGTGAAAAAAGTTGATCGGGAAACTGTTGAAAACCAAGACAAGAAAGGGAATTTTAACGGATTTGATGATCAAGAGAAGCAAATTGTGTGCATACCTGAAGAATCTTGTAATGACAGTTCCCTTTCATctaaaataaacaaaaatgaagcTGAGTAAGagtatcttttttttcgaGTTTATCAGTTAAATACTGAACTTTATTCCCAGAAACCAATTACTTATGGAATATATTTGTTTGGGCAAAGTTAAGTTTCCATTTGAGTTTcatctctttcaaaaaaaaaaaatatattttctattatactttatttttttcttgggTGTAATTGCAAGTGTCAAAGCGACCATCATATTTTTACACACCTTGTAGAAGCTATCTTTCATGGCGGTCTCTTAATACCTATAATAGTTcccttcaatttcaaatatctGACTTTTGATCTGTTGTTAGCTTAATTCATAGGTAACGAATTCGGCaacatattttttatttagcGGCACAAACAGGGGTTATAATCATAAATAAAAGGACCTTCTTTTTCCGAAATATGTAAAACTGAAACTCATTGGAACACTTATGCGTACTAGAGGGTGTCACTATGAATGTTAACACCACGTGGCTCTCCtctgaaaaatatatatcAAGTATATGGAGATATTTTTAGAGTTATTCATTAGCGTTTTCTAATATGCGATCACAATCTAATTTTGTATACTTCAAACATATTGTATCGATATGTAAACACATACAGGGAAGGCATTACTGTATTCTTTATGTCTATAACACCAAAGGGTAAACTTTTGTGCCACTATCCGCTATTTGATCAATAATTCATATACTACAGGTTTTTACGTGCGTAAAATGTAGTTGAATAGTTCGGGCATACAATTTGCTGTGTCTTTATAAGCTGCCTGCTTACCTCCAAGTGTACCACAATACATCATATCGATCTTGGTCGAAACTTCTACGACAAACAATACGAGTTCCAtagaaaagcaaaaaaaaaccgtACAGCATAACTTCGCATAATTGTAATATCGTTTAGATACGGGTCAACCATACATTTTATGCATTTAATTAAACATTCAGCAACTATCCACAACCCAGAAAATGTGAGTCCAAGTAGTATGCTTGAACTAATGAAACATTTTTGCTGCAgcaaaaagagaaaaaaagacagAATAACTTGCATAACCCTATAGAATTTGCCGATAAAGAACCCTCTCGTTAGTATTCTCTTGAATCCCTCGTAAAACATAGTCCTTCTTGTACATATAGATGTTGGTcacttcctttttttcttttttgcAAATAAACATTGAACAAGACAAGGACTCGTACGTCTTTGGCTGTCACCTCCTACACGCTTGCTGTTGCAAAACTACCAGTAACGCAAAAATAGGAATTTTAAATAGATTGCTTTAAGCCTACTATAAAGGCCATCACATGCTATCCTAAATTTTATTTCCTTACGAGTACTTATCTGAACTTCAATATAGAGATCTTGAGAACTTCAGGCTCCCTATTTCCACATGCATGATGGCCGACGTACTGATACACATAAATTTAAAGCTCCTTAAGAATGTTACGATCAATATAATCATATCATGCCCTTCATtattaaaataaaaacagagaaTTGTAATCTTGCAGAGATGTACTCTTTGTGAATAAATATCTAGGTTATAATCAAATAGTTGAACAACCATAGGCCTATATGTTAAACCCTTTAAACACTTTGGTGTTTCTTTAAGAAAACTGGCCTAAGCCTATTTTTCTTACCATTAGCTCTATCTTCTACACTTCAACCAAAACTCATCTAACTAAAAACGATATACTAATAAAGGCAATAAGATATGTATGATTCGAGACACAATATATCGTGTGGGAATATACCCTTAGGAAATTTTATCTTGGCCTTCCTATTCATGAATTGCTACTGAAGCATCAAAAAAGAagccttcttcttccagAAGCGCGGGTAGATCTGTTCTCaggataaaaaaatatgcaTTTGTACAAATATGAATGTAGATAAAATTTTCTCTATCATGGCTACTATTTATTAGAACAACAACGTCCCATTCCCAAAACACATTcgttgtttgttttgtttttcacAACCATTTCGGTCTTTTTATAGGACAACCTGGGATAAGAGTGTGAAAAGCGCATACTATTATTTggcaaataaaaaattaattgGAGGATAAAGATGTCAAAATTACATTCTACCGAAGACTCTATTTCGCAACCTTCGATCGATGCTATGCCAAGCTCTATGGACAAAGATGCCAATGGTGTTTACTCAAGAGATACCTCAGAGAATGATTACGATGCCTCTATACAAAACGAGTTAGACCAAATAGAAAGCAATCTCGAACAGCTATCCGaaaaccagaaaaaaaGACGGATGAGTAAACATGAGATGGATTTCTTGGAGTCTGAGCTGAACATGGAACTTGAGACTATGGATGTTTCTGACTTTGATATGCATCTACAAAAACTAATATCCGACAATAACTCTTCTCTTGGAAAAGATAAAGCTGGCAATATTGCagaaaaacatgaaaatacAAGCTCAGGAGTAATTGAGGATTTGAATCATAAGGAAGGAGAAGCACACGAAAACAACTTTTCACCCCATAATAACAGTGGTCCAATCGTAGCAGTTGATTTGCATTCTTCTGGACTGTCGTCTGCACcagaaaataataatgaaactCAAGGGAGGGGTGGAGATGTAAATAGTGAGAAGTATGTTGATCCGGATGCAGAATTTCAAGAACCCAAGGAGAATCAAGATTTTGACGAGAGGTCTACTGCATGCAAGTCTGCggaaaaaaacaaggcAGAACATGTGTTACCTCAGGAGGCTGGTGCTGCATTGATCGAAAATGGAGACCAGGATAGCTTAGGAAATAACAATGAGGATAAAgataaagagaaaactGAACAAGAGAATTTTAATTCTCCTGTAACTTCTGAGTCACAGTTTCAACCTTTATCCAAAGTGCTGAGTGATGCTGACGAGAAGACAGCAAAAAGGAAACATGAAAGTGTCTCTGATGTCGCTTCAAAAAAGGACAAAGttttggaagaagatgtttcGAACCGAAGTAAAAAACGCAAGAAATCATCTATTGAAACAATCCAGGTTGATTCTTATAAAGGGGTATCAATTCCTGCTAATAGTGAGCTATTCAAAGAGCCGGATAACAATTCGGCATTACAAGCGTACAGGAATCTTCTACATAATTCTGAAAAGACTGCCGGTGAGTTGTCCAGTCACGTAAATGCACAGTTATCAGCGTTACCGCTCCAAATTACTGCACCCGATAACTTATCATTTAACGTTCAGACTCTAATACATACACTTCCTTGCTTGGACAATTTTGCGACGCAAATACTTATCAAAATTGCAAAAGGGCCTTATCAGAAAATCATGGAAATAGTGTCTAACAGAGAATCTTATACTTCGATTATGTTTGGTAACCTGGTCGAACTATTTGAGACCACCAAGAGGATTTATAATTCTGAAGAAAGTCCATTCTTTACCGTTGAAAATGTAACATTTGGATTATGGAAATTTGGACATCCGGCACCTCTTTTTCTGCGTGGCAAAGAGGACACTATTGAAGGTACCTTAAGGAAAGTGAATTTAGCTACTTTCCTTCTTGCAACCTTAGGGTTAATTGACcttggtttctttttcttgaatgAAGCGTTTTTAGATGTTTTCTGTCCTCCCCAAAATTTGGATCCGTCAGAGTCGTTAAGTTTGATAAAAGATGAATCCGGTTATGACAAGGTCACAAAACTTGATGTAAGAAATAATAGATACCAGAGAAGCAACCAGACAAAGTTTCTGAAGGCTCAAGCTATCTTATACcttgaattgaaaacacaAGCTTACATCTCAGCGATTGAATTGGGTGACAGGTCTAAGGAAGACATCATTCATGACCTATTCCCTGAAAACATGGATGAGATTCTGTTGCGTCGAAAAGACCCATTCTATGAAACGAATGGATCCAAAATAGAAAGAAATGCTACTGTTTTTACTCCTGCTGAGTTGGACTTCTTAAAAAGATGTGATTACCGAAAGCAGACACTACTTAATACTGCTGATGACAATGTTCTAATGGAGAAATACGAATGGATCAAGTTTTTAAACGATTTACTTGAGTACGTTTCAAAAAACATTGGTTTTCTTATATGGGGTCCTAAAGGTAAACTTTCTTCCGAATTGGATAAGCTAAATGCAAAGAAAGACGAAAAAGTTGTGAAAgctgaaattgaagaattcaaagcAAAGCTTCAAAAAGATGAGTCGAATGTTACCTCTGATACTGTTAAATCATTACCAGTGTCTCCACAGCAGGATGATCCAATTGATGCGAATGGCTCAGATATGTCGGATATCAGCAAAAAGGGTACAAAGGCTAAAAAGTCAACCAAAAATAGACCGTCGACATTTAGAAGAGTTTGGACcaaggaagaggaagaagcTTTGAAGGAGGGCTTAAAGCAAAAGGGTACACATTGGACAGcgattttggaattgtaTGGACCTGGTGGGCAGATCAATGAAAGCTTAAAGAACCGCAGTTCTTTACAATTAAAAGACAAAGCCAGAAACTGGAAAATTTACTACATCAAGAACAATTTACCGGTTCCAGATTATTTGAACAAAGCAACCGGTTACGCCGAAAAGTTTAGGAAGATGAAACCACTCAATGATGTTTCAGTTAATCGACCTAAAGCAACTGTGGGGCAATAtagttcttcaacatcatctgCTTTAGCAGGCGGTGCAAGCCAGGGTACTACAAATTTGGCCAGCACcgattttccaaattctaATGTAACAACAAATGGTAACAGCACGAATGCTTCCCATgacaattttgaaaatgaagtcTACAATAAGATGATTGAAACCCTACTGCCTGAAAATAAAACGCAAGATAAAGCaggtgatgatgatgccTCTGAACTTAAAGAACTTGTTGCCGAAGCCTTCAAATAACCCATTTAAGTATTTGTACCAATTAGATAAACATTGTATAAAATAACAGTAATAAGAATTAGACCCCTCGTTTACAAGgattttgctttttcatGTTCGCTCAAATAGACTCGGAATTGTGCAACCGGTCATCCGAAAAAAAGAGgtaacatttttttctccgATGATAAGTTCAAAAAGGTGGTGACTGACTTCTACGTTTCCTATATATAGACAGAGTTTCCTTCGTGTGCCAAAACTGCTAAAGACATGCACAGTTCATCAGCACAAACGTTTCAGAATAAACTTTGTGATAAATAAGCTTTTGATAATGGCCACGAGACGACCAAGTCTTTCCATGAGAGAGGGCACCTCCGATATTGATTCGCTTGATTCTCTAGAGTCCAACAACTTCAGGGCGGATGATATTCATATCTACAAGAACCATTCTGATGGCAACGAAGAAGGTGGTAGTGCTGCATCTGCTGCTaattatgatgatgatgatggtggtggtaataataataattaTAATCACAGCAATTGCAGCAATACTTCCtcaaaattggaaacaTTTGGCTCTCATATGAACGGGGAAAGTATTACCCCCGATACAATGAGGAAATCACACACACTATTATCCAAAATTACCACCATACAGCTGAACGATACACAAGTAGTCCCGCTGAAAAACCGTCGAGGACTGTTATCAAGCTTATGTCTTATTCCAGAGTATCAGGATGCAAGAGAGCTTCCAACATCATTGAGAAGGTTCATTGTTTTTATCATTGCATTCTGTGCAATGTTAGGCCCTATGGGTACATCAATTTTGTTACCTGCTTCGGACGATGCTGTagaaaacttgaaaacaaaTATAACGATGCTTAATATTGCAATTGGTGTGTATCTCATTACGCTTGGTGTTATCCCATTGTGGTGGAGTAATTTTTCGGAGAGGCACGGTAGACGATCAATATACATCATCTCATTTATTATGTATTTGTGTTTTACAATCGGCTGTGCTCTAGCTAAAGATGTTAATATGCTCATTGGATTTCGTGTATTGAGCGGTGGTTGTGCTGCAAGTGTTCAAAGTGTTGGTGCTGGTACTATCGGTGACTTATACCCGATAACAAAGAGGGGTGCAGCAATGGGACTATTCTACCTCGGACCTCTAGCTGGACCTCTATTGAGTCCTATTATAGGTGGTGCGATTACTAGTAATCCCAGATTCGGCTGGAGGGCAACGCAGTGGTTCTTAATATGTTTGAGTGGGGGTTGTTGTATattaattattttttttttacctgAAACATTAAGAAAACAGGATAATAAAGATGCTATTAGGAAAATTTTACGGGAAAGACttagaaacaaaagaaaccCAGAAGATACAGAGTCGAACGTTACTacagaaaataaagaccTTAGTGACACAAATGATAAAGATTCTTTATTGTCACcttcaaacaacaaaataacGCCAGCATCATCTGGCACCCCATCCAATGCAAATAACACTAGAGATGATAACGAAGCAATCAATGAGCAAGAAGTGGAGCGCCTAAACACACTATTAAGCAAAATTTCTACACGTGTATCGTTCGGAAGTAGAAGCAGGAGAGGATCTTTCGTATCTGTTGTCCCTCAAGGGGGGGGAAACAACTCCAATCGCGTTGGTGATAATGAGGAAAATATTGATGCGTTggcaattgatgaagacgaagCGCCTGTAATTGATTCGGTTGCGCCATTATCCAAAGTTCCCACAAAGGGGATTATCAACATAGAAGATTACagtagaaacaaaaatgatgaaatcgCAAACGAACTCGATCAAATACAAGATATCGAAAAACGTGGTAGAATAGCTTTGCTCAAACGTTACACTAAGATATACTTGTATGGTCCATTGAAAGCTTTCACGTTTATGAGGTACCCCCCTGTATTCTTATCCATTGCGTATTCTGCACCGTGTTTTGCTGCTTTGTATGTTCAAAACATGACTTTGACTTATATGTATTCGAGGTCACCGTATAATTTCTCCTCTGTTTTGGTTGGTTTAGTCTACATTCCAAATTCGGTGACCTATTTCATTGCTTCTATTTGGGGTGGAAAGTTCAACGActatttattgaaaaaaaaaattgaaaaatatggtaTTGTAGCTCCGGAAGCCAGGTTTGGTATCAATGTGTATGTTGCGGCCGCAATGCTCCCTGGATCTATGCTAATCACAGGGTGGTGTTTGGATTACAAGGAGCAATGGGTTACTCCATTGGTTGGTACTGCATTGTTTGGGTTTGCTCAAATGATTGTCATTGGTGTAACTGTCACTTATCTTGCGGATTGTTTACCTGGTAAAGGGGCGACTGGAATTGCATTAAGTAATTTTGTAAGAATGATCATGGCAGCAGGAGTCTCTTTTGCAACTGAGCCATTGATCAAAGCAATGGGGGTTGGGCCACTATTTAGCATGTGTGCTGGTATCACGGCTGTTTTAAGTGTTTTGTTGGTTGTTATTATCAGATATGGTGATCATTGGCGAGAGACTTACAACCTAGAAAAACTATACGATATCGTAGATGACTGACCAACCGGTGAAAATTATCAACTTTTGTGCTTTTAATACTAGCGGTTATACCTATAGCTCTGtgtacaaaaaaaaatgtttacGATTACTACAAGAATCATACTTTTTTTGgaggtggtggtggtggcGGTGGTAGTCCCGTATGTGCTGAAGAATTCTCTGACGTTTTTGCGGTAGAGTTATTATCATTCAATTTAGTCTGTTCATCGAAATAAGCTTCTAGATTCACTGCAGCATGTTTGTTTAGATTACGTTTCCTACTCGCAAATGCAGTACGAGCGGcttgttcaattgaatcCCCTTCACCTTCACTGACAAAGTTAGGAGCAGTTACTTTTCTAGGCAAAAATTCAGGGGGTTGCGTTAACGGAACCTCTGGAACTATGTTCCCATTGACCACATTATCTTGCGCTAGCACATCCTTGGCTTCCAGGGTACTCTCAAATTTACCAAAAACTTCAGGAATACGATGTAAAAGTCCATAACCAATGTCACAACCTAGCACACCCCTTCCGCCCCATATTGTGCCTGATCTTAAAACTACTGTAACAGGTCTAACACTATCGGAATCATAATTGTAGACGTACAATAAGAGCTCACAGCCATCACCATTCTTGGCATATTGGCCCTGCAAGACTTTAGATAACAAATCTTCACCCCCTGTTGCAAGTAGCCCATCTTGAGCCTGCAGGATGTATTCCCCAGGGTATATACCTGAAATATATGCTGGAGATTTTGGATGTACTTTCAACACATGCCAGGTATAAAAACCAGCCTTTATGGGGGTTAGCTGGAAAGATATACCTAAATTGGGGCTCCATGGTAGTGCGTTTTCCGATGCTTGGTTTTCATCCAGACTAATTTCATTAaatgaattcaatgatCGAGAAATTGCGTCTTTGACTTCTTGTGGAGTAACCACAACGTC
The window above is part of the Pichia kudriavzevii chromosome 1, complete sequence genome. Proteins encoded here:
- a CDS encoding uncharacterized protein (PKUD0A02910; similar to Saccharomyces cerevisiae YDR517W (GRH1); ancestral locus Anc_1.32), which codes for MFGFAKKLVSTIESQLSNESIIHQNAEIDESRQGLRILSVKPDSIGAKCGFESWFDFILRMNGNDINAYLQINHQTGSVNYENFFGYIRHEVEVANNNITFTVFSSKGSIIRDVVVTPQEVKDAISRSLNSFNEISLDENQASENALPWSPNLGISFQLTPIKAGFYTWHVLKVHPKSPAYISGIYPGEYILQAQDGLLATGGEDLLSKVLQGQYAKNGDGCELLLYVYNYDSDSVRPVTVVLRSGTIWGGRGVLGCDIGYGLLHRIPEVFGKFESTLEAKDVLAQDNVVNGNIVPEVPLTQPPEFLPRKVTAPNFVSEGEGDSIEQAARTAFASRKRNLNKHAAVNLEAYFDEQTKLNDNNSTAKTSENSSAHTGLPPPPPPPPKKV
- a CDS encoding uncharacterized protein (PKUD0A02890; similar to Saccharomyces cerevisiae YPL128C (TBF1); ancestral locus Anc_8.630), with product MSKLHSTEDSISQPSIDAMPSSMDKDANGVYSRDTSENDYDASIQNELDQIESNLEQLSENQKKRRMSKHEMDFLESELNMELETMDVSDFDMHLQKLISDNNSSLGKDKAGNIAEKHENTSSGVIEDLNHKEGEAHENNFSPHNNSGPIVAVDLHSSGLSSAPENNNETQGRGGDVNSEKYVDPDAEFQEPKENQDFDERSTACKSAEKNKAEHVLPQEAGAALIENGDQDSLGNNNEDKDKEKTEQENFNSPVTSESQFQPLSKVLSDADEKTAKRKHESVSDVASKKDKVLEEDVSNRSKKRKKSSIETIQVDSYKGVSIPANSELFKEPDNNSALQAYRNLLHNSEKTAGELSSHVNAQLSALPLQITAPDNLSFNVQTLIHTLPCLDNFATQILIKIAKGPYQKIMEIVSNRESYTSIMFGNLVELFETTKRIYNSEESPFFTVENVTFGLWKFGHPAPLFLRGKEDTIEGTLRKVNLATFLLATLGLIDLGFFFLNEAFLDVFCPPQNLDPSESLSLIKDESGYDKVTKLDVRNNRYQRSNQTKFLKAQAILYLELKTQAYISAIELGDRSKEDIIHDLFPENMDEILLRRKDPFYETNGSKIERNATVFTPAELDFLKRCDYRKQTLLNTADDNVLMEKYEWIKFLNDLLEYVSKNIGFLIWGPKGKLSSELDKLNAKKDEKVVKAEIEEFKAKLQKDESNVTSDTVKSLPVSPQQDDPIDANGSDMSDISKKGTKAKKSTKNRPSTFRRVWTKEEEEALKEGLKQKGTHWTAILELYGPGGQINESLKNRSSLQLKDKARNWKIYYIKNNLPVPDYLNKATGYAEKFRKMKPLNDVSVNRPKATVGQYSSSTSSALAGGASQGTTNLASTDFPNSNVTTNGNSTNASHDNFENEVYNKMIETLLPENKTQDKAGDDDASELKELVAEAFK
- a CDS encoding uncharacterized protein (PKUD0A02900; similar to Saccharomyces cerevisiae YBR043C (QDR3); ancestral locus Anc_3.245); protein product: MATRRPSLSMREGTSDIDSLDSLESNNFRADDIHIYKNHSDGNEEGGSAASAANYDDDDGGGNNNNYNHSNCSNTSSKLETFGSHMNGESITPDTMRKSHTLLSKITTIQLNDTQVVPLKNRRGLLSSLCLIPEYQDARELPTSLRRFIVFIIAFCAMLGPMGTSILLPASDDAVENLKTNITMLNIAIGVYLITLGVIPLWWSNFSERHGRRSIYIISFIMYLCFTIGCALAKDVNMLIGFRVLSGGCAASVQSVGAGTIGDLYPITKRGAAMGLFYLGPLAGPLLSPIIGGAITSNPRFGWRATQWFLICLSGGCCILIIFFLPETLRKQDNKDAIRKILRERLRNKRNPEDTESNVTTENKDLSDTNDKDSLLSPSNNKITPASSGTPSNANNTRDDNEAINEQEVERLNTLLSKISTRVSFGSRSRRGSFVSVVPQGGGNNSNRVGDNEENIDALAIDEDEAPVIDSVAPLSKVPTKGIINIEDYSRNKNDEIANELDQIQDIEKRGRIALLKRYTKIYLYGPLKAFTFMRYPPVFLSIAYSAPCFAALYVQNMTLTYMYSRSPYNFSSVLVGLVYIPNSVTYFIASIWGGKFNDYLLKKKIEKYGIVAPEARFGINVYVAAAMLPGSMLITGWCLDYKEQWVTPLVGTALFGFAQMIVIGVTVTYLADCLPGKGATGIALSNFVRMIMAAGVSFATEPLIKAMGVGPLFSMCAGITAVLSVLLVVIIRYGDHWRETYNLEKLYDIVDD
- a CDS encoding uncharacterized protein (PKUD0A02880; Pfam Domains: MFS_1(2.5e-38)), with translation MLTLISQVRSAFRWGRNLVPMEKRNVYVVYGIALVGVTLDNMNNAAIITLQKDLEEKFNTNSSVASWVLSGYALTLGSFIMITGKIADIIGPDTVYLIGLGIMWITSLICALLPHTSIIPLIVFRAIQGIGASSLLPSVLSLMANYFSGPKLKHLQGAISALLIALTSIFSIGLILGGAFSVTDIGYRAYFWFTFSLALLCDISLFFLIIPVKKTKGHESLNMKSLNYISASLVIIGVLLVILGLTEGALGWKHAKAIAPLIVGVFIVIVALVFDSFYLKRYQEKHSNKEKSSDWRLQIDLLFPPEIIKIPNVAVFIICCSLYYAIMLMVMVTAVMFYQDIEHNSPIITALKVSPLGFGLAFGAIIYRPWMYEKFDGNKLFVYSGALTLGTLIWFSRIHYAASNSFWKYGFVSLFLWGYGCNLFFNIYMKIVVDFTPLHLQGVVNGIFQTVSQVFLSIGNALVPSIIGNVTTAHSNEEKNDLQNRLKTILYVAMGFNATFLLLCFLVKTVKKVDRETVENQDKKGNFNGFDDQEKQIVCIPEESCNDSSLSSKINKNEAE